The Stigmatella ashevillena genomic sequence GCGGAAAGCCCAACCCGAAAATCGCGCCCACATCGCCATCCCTCGGGCTGCGGAGAATGCCCTCGCCCAGGCAGCGAACCGCCTCGTTGACCATCTGCAGAACGCACCGCTCCGCCATCTCCGCGCGGTCAAAATCCTTGCGGTCCTGTCCCGCCGGGAGCAGCGCGTAGACGGAGGCATCCACCTCCTTCTTCTTTCCGTTGTAGGTGTAGAAGCCCTTCTGGTTCTTGCGTCCGAGGCGCCCGTCCTCGATGACCTTGTCGAGCGTCTTCGGAGCCGCCAGCCGCTTGCCGAAGGCCGCCTCCATGATGGGGCCCACCTTGTGCGCGACGTCGATGCCGACCTCGTCCAGCAAGGTGATGGGCCCTACCGGGAAGCCAAACTCCACGAGCGCCTTGTCCAACTCGGCAATGTCCGCGCCTTCGGCCAACAGGAACGCCGCCTCGTTCATGTAGGGGGCGAGGATGCGCGAGGTGTAGAAGCCCACCCCGTCGTTGACGACGATGACCGTCTTGCCCTGCTTGCGGCCCACTTCCACGCACGTGGCCGTCACCCACTCGGCGGTTCCGGGGTGGGTGATGATCTCCAGCAACGGCATCTTGTGCACCGGGCTGAAGTAATGCATCCCGATGACCAGCTCGGGCCGACGGCTCTCCTTGGCCAGCTCCGTGATGGGCAAGCTGGAGGTGTTGGAGGCAAAGATGCAACCGTCGCGGGTCACCGCCTCCGTCTCGGCCAGCACGCGCCGCTTGAGCTTCAAATCCTCGAACACGGCCTCGATGACGAGATCCACGGTCTTGAAGCCGCTGTAGTCGGTCCCCGCGGACACCAGGGCCATCTTCGCGGCCGCCTCTCGTGAGGTCAGGGAGCGCTTCTTCACGCGCTCCTCCAGAATGCCCTGGCTCTGCTTGAGCGCACGCCCAGCGCCCAGGTCATCCTTGTCCTTCACGCGCACCGGCACGCCCTGGAGCGCCGAGGACACGTAGGCAATGCCGCCGCCCATAAGTCCGCCGCCGAGCACGCCCACCTTCTTCACCTCCCGGGCCTTCACGCTCGGGTTGGAGGTGCCGTTCTCCTTCTTGAGCGCGGTGGTGGCGAAGAAGAGTTCCACCAACCGCTGAGAGACTTCCGACACCACCAGTTCGCCAAACAGGCGCGCCTCGGCCTCCAGCCCTGCCTGCCGGCCAGCAATTACCCCCGTGCGAATGGCCTCCAAGGCCTTCTCCTGCGCAGGGTAGTGGCCGCGCGTCTTCTTCAGGAGCTGCTTGCGCGCCTGATCGAAGAGGAGCTTCCGGCCCAGGGGGTTGTCCTCGAGGGCGACCTCGGCCCACATCTCCTTGTTGGCCAGGCTCTTGAAGAACCCTGCCAGGCCCTTCTTGGACTGCGTGGCCACCGCCTTGAGCCCCTGGCCGTGAGAGCGCTCCACCTTCAGCGTCCCACCGGCCAACTCACGCGCGCGCCGCACCGCCAAGGAGCGCAGCAGAGCCACCGGCACCACCTCGTCCACCAGACCCAGCCGCTTCGCCTTCGATGGCTTCACGTGCTTGCCGGTGAGGATGAGGTCCAACGCCGCCTGAACGCCAATGAGTGCTGGCAGCCGCTGGGTACCACCACCCCCTGGCAACAGGCCGAGCTGCACCTCGGGCAGGCCCAGCACCGTCTTCGGACTGTCGGTGATGATGCGGTAGTCGCACGCCAGCGCCCACTCCAGGCCGCCACCGAGGCACGAGCCATGGATGGCCGCCACCACGGGCTTGGGGAAACCATCCAGCCGGTCGAACCCCTTCTGGGCATTTCGGGCCACGGTGGCGGCTTCCTCGGCCGTTTTGATCTTCTGGAGGAAGTCGATCTTCGCCCCCGCCACGAAGTTGTCCTTCTTCCCGGAGATGAAGACCACCGCCCTCACCTCCGAGGCCTGCTCCGCGCGATCGAGCAGCGCATCGAACGCGAGACCGGTCTCCGGCGAGAGGGTGTTCACCGCCGAGTCCGGCAGATCGAAGGTGAAGACCGCGATGCCATCTTCGACCCGGTAGGAGAAGCCGTGCTTCACCTCGAGCTCTTCCAGTTGGATGGCCATCACGCACGCTCCAGGATCACCGCGGCCCCGAGGCCACCAGCAGCACACACGGTGCACAGCACCGTGTTCTTGTTCCGACGCTTCAGCTCATGAAGGGCCTGGGTGACGATTCGCGCTCCCGTCGCCCCAAAGGGGTGGCCCAAGGCAATGGAGCCACCATTCACGTTGACCCGCTCTCGATCCACCTCCCCGACCGGTCCGCTCCACCCGGCCTTCTTGGCGAAGGCGGGCGAGGCGAGCGCCTGGATGTTGCTGGCCACCTGGGCTGCGAACGCCTCGTGCATCTCCACCAGATCGATGTCCGCCAGCGTCATGCCCGCGCGCTTGAGCGCCACGGGCACCGCATAGGCGGGCCCTTGCAAGAGCTGGTCGCCAGGATCCGTGGCGGCATAGGCGTGCGATCGCAGGTAACCGATGGGCTCGTACCCCAACGCCCGGGCCTTCTCCTCACTCATCAGCAACAAAGCGGCGGCCCCATCCGTGAGCGGAGAGGCATTGCCTGCGGTGATGCTGCCGTACTTCCGGTCGAACACCGGCTTGAGCTGGCCGAGCGCCTCCAGGCTGGTATCCCCCCGGACGATGTTGTCCTTGGCCGCCACGTCCTCGTAACGGGGCGGGATGACAACGTGCATCACCTCGCTGTCGAAGCGGCCCTCCTGCCAGGCGCGGGCGGCGTTCTGATGAGAGGCATAGGCGATGCGATCCTGTTCCTCCCTCGAGATGCCATTCTCCTTGGCCATCTTCTCCGCGCTCTCGCCCATGGTCATGCCGGTGGAATACTCGGCAATGGCGGGAGGGACCGGCAGCAGATCCTTCCCGTGGAGCTTCTGGAAGGGCTTGAGCTTCTCGGGGAGGCTCTTGGCCTTGGAGGACGCCACCAGCGCATGCGCTAGAGGCCGACTGGTGAAGATGGGCGCGTCCGACATGGACTCGGTTCCACCCGCGATGATGACCTCTGCTTCGCCCACTGCGATGGCGTTGGCGGCCGTCGTCATGGACTGGATGGAGGTGGCGCACGCGCGCGCCACGGTGAAGGCTTCGATCTTGCGAGGCAGCCCCGCGGCGATGACCACCTCCCGCGCAATGGAAGGAGCCGTCAGCGTGGGAATGACCTGGCCGAAGACCACCTGGTTGATTTCATTCGGATCGATGTCCGCCCGCTGCACCAACTCCTGGACCACCGCCTTGCCCAGATCCAGCGCGGTGAGTCCGGAGAAGACGCTCCCCGCCTTCACGAACGGGGTCCGCAAGCCGCGGACAATGGCCACCCGTGGGTGGCCGTTTCTCTCACGTGCCATGTGCCTCACCCTCCGACTGCGAGTGAGGTGCTTCTAACGGCCTCTTTCGCGGTGCGTCAACGAAAGATTGACTCGAAAATCAACCGTCGAGCACCTCCGAATACCCACATGGTAGGGGGGCGGGCGGACAGGCAGCGTCAGGGGGCCAACGTGCCCTGACGGAGTGCGGCGCCATGGCGGTGCACGGACTCGACCAGGAACTTCGCGGCCTCGGGGTCCGTGGGGGGAAGGATGCCGTGGCCCAGATTGAAGATGTGCCCCACGGGTCCGGCCCGCTTCAGGATGTCCACCACCCTGCCCTCCAGTTCCTCCCGCGGCAGAAAGAGGTGCAGCGGGTCCAGGTTGCCCTGCACCGCCACGTCCTGGCCCAGGATGCGCCGCCCGTCGTCCGCAGGGATGCGCCAATCCAGACCGATGACATCCGCGCCCGTCCGCTTGAGCAGCGGCAGGTGGGTGGACATGCCCGTCCCGAAAACGATGACGGGAACACCCGCGGCCTGCAGCTCTTTCACCATGCGCGTGAGGTAGGGAAGACTGAAGCGCTCGAAGTCGTACGGGGACAGCTCCCCGCCCCACGAGTCGAAAATCTGGACGATGCTCGCCCCCGCCTCCACCTGCATCTTCAGGTACGGGATGAGCGTGTCGGTGAGCTTCTGGAAGAACGCATGCGCCAGCTTCGGCTGCTCGAAGAGCAGGCGCTTGATGAGGATGTAGCTCTTGGAGCCGCCGCCCTCGACCATGTAGGCCGCCAGGGTGAAGGGCGCCCCCGCGAAGCCGATGACGGGTACCGAATCATTCAGGGCCTTGCGCGTCCGGCGGATGGCTTCGGCAACAAACCCGGTCCCTTCCACGGGGTCCGGCACCGCGAGCCGCTCGATGTCCGCGGCCGTGCGCACGGGCTGGGGGAAGTGGGGGCCCTTGTCCCCCAGTTCCAGGACAATGCCCATCGCCTCCACGGGGATGAGGATGTCCGAGAAGATGATGGCCGCGTCCACCCCGAGGCGGGTCACCGGCTGCACGGTGACCTCGGCAGCGAGATCCGGATGCTTGCACAGGTCGAGGAACGCGATGTTGCCGCGAATGGCCCGGTACTCCGGCAGGTAGCGGCCCGCCTGGCGCATGAGCCACACCGGGGTGGTGTCGGTGGGCTGCCGGCGAGCGGCCTTCAACAATCTGTCATTCATGGAGGTGCCCTCTGGCGCCACCGGGCGCCGTGCCCTCGGCCATACCGGACTTCGGCGCGGAAGTCCTGCCCCTCTCACGCATCTCCCCTCAAATGACGAGGGCCGGACCCGCTGCCAGGAGCGGCTCCGGCCCTGGGGGCATTGCGAAGCGAGGGCGCTCTTACTTGGCGATCAGCAGCAACACGCCCCGGCCGCACACGCCATAGGAGTACCCCTCCCCGCCGAGCATCGTCTCGGAGCCAGGGGCCACCGCACTAACGCCACTTGTCTCCGCCCAGGGGCAGGTATCTGCCACCCGGTACCAGTTCTTCCCGTTTCCAGGCCACGGCAAGTTGAAGTTCACGCTGCCTGACCAACCGTTGTAGGCAACATAGATGGCGCTGGCCGGATCACTGAACTCGGTCCCATCGATGCGAAAGGCGATGGCGTGGTTGCCGCCGTTGTCGAAGTAGCTCGCATCGGCCACGTACCCATCGGGCTTGAACCACCGGTGCTGCTCCATCACGTTTCCGTTGGTGTCCGAGCCCACATAGAAGCTCGCGGGCCGCAGCGCCGGGTGCGCCTTGCGGAACGCGATGAGCCGCTGGGCGAACGTCTTGAACGCCGTCTGGTCGGCGGACAGGGCGTAGTTCAGCCAGTTCTTGTCCGAATCCAGGTTGTAGGCGTTGTTGTTGCACGCTTGGCTGCGCAGGAACTCATCCCCACCGTTGAACATGGGCACGCCCGCACTGAGCATCAGGAAGGCGAAACCATTGCGTGCGGCCTTGCGCTGATCGGCGGCGATGCCACCCTGGTCCCAGCTGTGGTTGTTGTCATCGCCACCGTCCGAGGGCCCGTAGGGCCACGACTGGTTGTTGTTCTTGCTGTTGCAGGAGTAGAGGTCCTTCAGCGTGAACCCATCGTGCGCCACCATGAAGTTGACGGAGTGGTACGGCTTGCGGGCATCCCCGTTCCCCTCGCCGTACAGGTCCGCCGAGCCCGTGAAGCGGGTGGCGAGCTGACCGGGCGTGACGGTCTCCCCGCCGAGCTGGTTCTGGTCCTTGCGGAACGTGTCACGGAAGATGCCGTTCCACTCGGCCCATCCGGCGGGGAAGTTCCCCACCTGATACGAGTTGCCCCCAATGGCCCAGGGCTCGGCAATGAAGTCCGTGCCCGCGCCGCCACTGCCCGGCCGGGGACCCAGGTCCCGGGTGATGCGGTTGAGCGCCGTGTTGCTGTTGTCCCGCACGTAGTTGAACCCCCCATGCTCCTGGGCATTGCCGAGCACCGAGGCCAGATCGAACCGGAAGCCATCCACGCCCAGCGTGTCCTTCCAGTAGGCCAGCGAGTGGATGATCAGGTCCTGCGCCTTCGCGTTGTAGGTGTTGTAGTTGCCTCCGACGCCGGTGTTGTCCCAGTTGAACTGCTTGTCGCCGGTCAGGCTGTAGTAGGTGGCGTTGTCGAGCCCCCGGAAGGACATAACGTTGTAGGTGCTGGAGTCGCCCGCCTTCCAGGCACCGCCCTCACCCGTGTGGTTGTAGACCACGTCGACGAAGACCTTGATGCCGTTGTCGTGGAAGGCCTTGACCATCTCCTTGAACTCGCGCGTGGGGCCGCCCGCCTTGGTGTCGTAGGCGTAGCGCCGGTCCGGCGCAAAGTAGTTGAGGGTCATGTAGCCCCAGTAGTTGTCCCCCGCGGTGCTCGCCACGTTGTCGTTGGCGTCGTTATCCGTCTCCTGGAGGGGCAAGAACTCCACGGCGGTGACGCCCAGCGCCGCGAGCGCGGGAGCCTTCAGCCCAGCGCCTTTGTAGGTGCCACGGTAGGCCGCGGGGATGCTCGCATCATTGCGCGTGAGACCGCGCACCTGGACCTCGTAGATGACATCGTCCTTGAAGGCCCGAGTGGGCCGGGTCCCAATGGACTGGCTGTCCCCTGCCAGGACGATCCCCTTGGGCACCCGGGGGCCGCTGTCGATGTTGCGGGTCCCCGGACCGGAGGCGAACACCGACCCATCCGTGCTCAGAGGGCCGGAGGGATCGTGGCTGATCTCCAGCGCGTACGGATCAAACAGGACCTTGTTGGGGTTGAATCGGTTGCCGTCCGCGTCGACATCCGCGATGAAGCCCGCTGCGGATCCTTTGGTCCAGGCCGTGCTGAAAGGCCAATTCTTCCCCCAGGCGCGGTACCCGTAATACACGGGGCCCGTAACCTTGTAGGTATTCTGGAGAGTCGCCACGGAGACCGTCTTCGACCAGAGGCCCGAGTCCGGGACGGTGGTCATTTCGTAGCTCACCACCTCCGGGGCGCCGTACGCCGTGGCGTAGATGTACAGATCGATGCGCGTGGCGTTCTTCGAATAGACCTGGAAGGAGATATTGCTCTTCGAGGCGTCGTACCGGGCGCCCAGCGTCCAGCTCACCGCCTGTTGCTCCTGAACCCCGAGGCCCGGGGGACCTTCCTCCAACAGGGCGGCGGCAGGGTCCGAAG encodes the following:
- the fadJ gene encoding fatty acid oxidation complex subunit alpha FadJ, yielding MAIQLEELEVKHGFSYRVEDGIAVFTFDLPDSAVNTLSPETGLAFDALLDRAEQASEVRAVVFISGKKDNFVAGAKIDFLQKIKTAEEAATVARNAQKGFDRLDGFPKPVVAAIHGSCLGGGLEWALACDYRIITDSPKTVLGLPEVQLGLLPGGGGTQRLPALIGVQAALDLILTGKHVKPSKAKRLGLVDEVVPVALLRSLAVRRARELAGGTLKVERSHGQGLKAVATQSKKGLAGFFKSLANKEMWAEVALEDNPLGRKLLFDQARKQLLKKTRGHYPAQEKALEAIRTGVIAGRQAGLEAEARLFGELVVSEVSQRLVELFFATTALKKENGTSNPSVKAREVKKVGVLGGGLMGGGIAYVSSALQGVPVRVKDKDDLGAGRALKQSQGILEERVKKRSLTSREAAAKMALVSAGTDYSGFKTVDLVIEAVFEDLKLKRRVLAETEAVTRDGCIFASNTSSLPITELAKESRRPELVIGMHYFSPVHKMPLLEIITHPGTAEWVTATCVEVGRKQGKTVIVVNDGVGFYTSRILAPYMNEAAFLLAEGADIAELDKALVEFGFPVGPITLLDEVGIDVAHKVGPIMEAAFGKRLAAPKTLDKVIEDGRLGRKNQKGFYTYNGKKKEVDASVYALLPAGQDRKDFDRAEMAERCVLQMVNEAVRCLGEGILRSPRDGDVGAIFGLGFPPFRGGPFRYADSLTPAVLLKRLEHYQDKLGERFFPAPFLVEAVKEGKTFHAR
- the fadI gene encoding acetyl-CoA C-acyltransferase FadI; this translates as MARERNGHPRVAIVRGLRTPFVKAGSVFSGLTALDLGKAVVQELVQRADIDPNEINQVVFGQVIPTLTAPSIAREVVIAAGLPRKIEAFTVARACATSIQSMTTAANAIAVGEAEVIIAGGTESMSDAPIFTSRPLAHALVASSKAKSLPEKLKPFQKLHGKDLLPVPPAIAEYSTGMTMGESAEKMAKENGISREEQDRIAYASHQNAARAWQEGRFDSEVMHVVIPPRYEDVAAKDNIVRGDTSLEALGQLKPVFDRKYGSITAGNASPLTDGAAALLLMSEEKARALGYEPIGYLRSHAYAATDPGDQLLQGPAYAVPVALKRAGMTLADIDLVEMHEAFAAQVASNIQALASPAFAKKAGWSGPVGEVDRERVNVNGGSIALGHPFGATGARIVTQALHELKRRNKNTVLCTVCAAGGLGAAVILERA
- the hemE gene encoding uroporphyrinogen decarboxylase, yielding MNDRLLKAARRQPTDTTPVWLMRQAGRYLPEYRAIRGNIAFLDLCKHPDLAAEVTVQPVTRLGVDAAIIFSDILIPVEAMGIVLELGDKGPHFPQPVRTAADIERLAVPDPVEGTGFVAEAIRRTRKALNDSVPVIGFAGAPFTLAAYMVEGGGSKSYILIKRLLFEQPKLAHAFFQKLTDTLIPYLKMQVEAGASIVQIFDSWGGELSPYDFERFSLPYLTRMVKELQAAGVPVIVFGTGMSTHLPLLKRTGADVIGLDWRIPADDGRRILGQDVAVQGNLDPLHLFLPREELEGRVVDILKRAGPVGHIFNLGHGILPPTDPEAAKFLVESVHRHGAALRQGTLAP
- a CDS encoding isoamylase encodes the protein MMTSIRNLGRAWRARLWRPLLGASLGVALTACGASDPAAALLEEGPPGLGVQEQQAVSWTLGARYDASKSNISFQVYSKNATRIDLYIYATAYGAPEVVSYEMTTVPDSGLWSKTVSVATLQNTYKVTGPVYYGYRAWGKNWPFSTAWTKGSAAGFIADVDADGNRFNPNKVLFDPYALEISHDPSGPLSTDGSVFASGPGTRNIDSGPRVPKGIVLAGDSQSIGTRPTRAFKDDVIYEVQVRGLTRNDASIPAAYRGTYKGAGLKAPALAALGVTAVEFLPLQETDNDANDNVASTAGDNYWGYMTLNYFAPDRRYAYDTKAGGPTREFKEMVKAFHDNGIKVFVDVVYNHTGEGGAWKAGDSSTYNVMSFRGLDNATYYSLTGDKQFNWDNTGVGGNYNTYNAKAQDLIIHSLAYWKDTLGVDGFRFDLASVLGNAQEHGGFNYVRDNSNTALNRITRDLGPRPGSGGAGTDFIAEPWAIGGNSYQVGNFPAGWAEWNGIFRDTFRKDQNQLGGETVTPGQLATRFTGSADLYGEGNGDARKPYHSVNFMVAHDGFTLKDLYSCNSKNNNQSWPYGPSDGGDDNNHSWDQGGIAADQRKAARNGFAFLMLSAGVPMFNGGDEFLRSQACNNNAYNLDSDKNWLNYALSADQTAFKTFAQRLIAFRKAHPALRPASFYVGSDTNGNVMEQHRWFKPDGYVADASYFDNGGNHAIAFRIDGTEFSDPASAIYVAYNGWSGSVNFNLPWPGNGKNWYRVADTCPWAETSGVSAVAPGSETMLGGEGYSYGVCGRGVLLLIAK